Proteins from one Cryptomeria japonica chromosome 4, Sugi_1.0, whole genome shotgun sequence genomic window:
- the LOC131063631 gene encoding nuclear transcription factor Y subunit C-4 codes for MEQQAPGQQQPVMGVVSGAPQMPYGTSPYQTTQMVSPVAPGSVVGTVQSPGQPATAYPASAAQLAAQHQLAYQHLHQQQQQQQQQQLQLFWANQIQDIEQTTDFKNHSLPLARIKKIMKADEDVRMISAEAPVIFAKACEMFILELTLRSWIHTEENKRRTLQKNDIAAAITRTDIFDFLVDIVPRDELKEEGLGIPRGPVPVGTPAESVPYYYVPQQHPAQVAPPGMIVGKPVDPSLYAQQPRPPVAYMPQQMWPQQQMPEQSRGPPSSS; via the coding sequence ATGGAGCAGCAAGCCCCAGGACAACAGCAGCCGGTTATGGGAGTTGTAAGTGGTGCACCTCAAATGCCATATGGTACGTCGCCATATCAAACAACTCAGATGGTTTCACCTGTTGCTCCAGGTTCTGTTGTTGGGACAGTTCAGTCTCCTGGCCAGCCTGCAACTGCATACCCTGCATCTGCTGCCCAGCTTGCGGCACAACATCAATTGGCTTATCAACATCTTCATCAGCAGCAGCAGCAACAACAGCAACAACAGCTTCAACTATTTTGGGCTAATCAGATTCAAGATATTGAACAAACAACAGATTTTAAGAACCACAGCTTACCATTGGCTAGAATCAAGAAAATAATGAAGGCAGATGAAGATGTGAGGATGATATCAGCGGAGGCTCCCGTAATATTTGCTAAGGCTTGTGAAATGTTTATCCTGGAGCTTACCTTGAGGTCATGGATTCATACAGAGGAAAATAAGCGGCGCACTTTGCAGAAAAATGATATTGCTGCAGCTATAACTAGAACTGATATTTTTGATTTTCTTGTTGATATTGTACCAAGAGATGAGTTAAAGGAGGAGGGCCTTGGCATTCCTAGAGGCCCTGTACCTGTCGGGACTCCTGCAGAATCTGTGCCATATTATTATGTTCCTCAGCAACATCCAGCACAAGTAGCACCCCCGGGTATGATTGTTGGGAAGCCTGTGGATCCTTCACTTTATGCTCAACAACCTCGTCCCCCAGTGGCTTACATGCCACAGCAGATGTGGCCACAACAACAGATGCCAGAGCAGTCCAGGGGTCCTCCTTCTAGCAGTTGA